One part of the Microlunatus elymi genome encodes these proteins:
- a CDS encoding SDR family NAD(P)-dependent oxidoreductase, which translates to MDLGLSRRCALISGGDSGIGLASARVLLAEGARVIITDLDQDQLDQAAASLPDSGRRLLGFAADLTQPDQVSRLREHVRAVGKIDILINSAGETGATGPFHEIGDDGWRDTLEVDLMGPIRLTRAFMDDLRTGGWGRLIFLTSENAVQPYPDEIPYDAAKAALLATAKALSKAYGEDGLLVNCVSPAFVRTPMTDKMMHQRADELGVDFDEAVRTFLEEKRPNMVLGRRGEADEVAAVIAFLCSDRASFIAGANYRVDSGSVAAIN; encoded by the coding sequence ATGGATCTGGGACTGTCGCGCCGCTGTGCCCTGATCTCCGGCGGCGACTCGGGCATCGGCCTGGCCAGCGCACGAGTACTGCTGGCCGAAGGCGCCCGGGTGATCATCACCGATCTTGATCAAGATCAACTGGACCAGGCCGCAGCATCGCTGCCTGACTCCGGTCGTCGGCTGCTCGGCTTCGCAGCCGATCTGACCCAGCCCGACCAGGTCAGTCGGCTGCGGGAACACGTCCGGGCCGTCGGCAAGATCGACATCTTGATCAACTCGGCCGGCGAGACCGGTGCGACCGGGCCCTTCCACGAGATCGGCGACGACGGCTGGCGGGACACTCTCGAGGTCGACCTGATGGGCCCGATCCGGCTCACCCGGGCATTCATGGATGATCTTCGAACCGGCGGTTGGGGCCGGTTGATCTTTCTGACCTCGGAGAACGCCGTACAGCCCTACCCGGACGAGATTCCGTACGACGCCGCGAAGGCCGCGCTGCTGGCGACGGCCAAGGCGCTGTCGAAGGCGTACGGCGAGGACGGTCTGCTCGTCAACTGCGTGTCCCCCGCGTTCGTCCGGACGCCGATGACGGACAAGATGATGCATCAGCGAGCCGACGAACTGGGGGTCGATTTCGACGAGGCGGTGCGGACCTTCCTGGAGGAGAAGCGTCCGAACATGGTGCTGGGCCGACGCGGCGAGGCCGACGAGGTGGCCGCCGTGATCGCCTTCCTGTGTTCTGATCGGGCCAGTTTCATCGCCGGCGCGAACTATCGCGTCGACTCCGGCTCCGTTGCCGCCATCAACTGA
- a CDS encoding sirohydrochlorin chelatase, whose product MPVVLLAHGSRHPQGVASIDRLRAGVEAVGLPARTAYLDLNEPDIEAAAAALKADGCGRAIVVPLLFTPAFHARTDAPAAIAAARHSTGVELIVADILGTGDELLPLLASAAEAAGIPDDGAVLLGSVGSSRAEANAAVEDLGRRLASLRGGPVRTAFATCAPRAVDALLTGPELAGVVSLFVGQGLLLDKITQAAEARGIPTTVPLETALVPLILDRYAAVGC is encoded by the coding sequence GTGCCGGTCGTTTTGCTTGCCCACGGCAGCCGGCATCCGCAGGGTGTCGCCTCCATCGACCGGCTCCGGGCCGGGGTTGAGGCAGTCGGACTGCCGGCGCGGACGGCCTATCTCGATCTGAACGAGCCCGACATCGAAGCGGCGGCCGCCGCGTTGAAGGCCGACGGCTGCGGTCGGGCGATCGTGGTTCCGTTGCTGTTCACGCCCGCCTTCCACGCTCGGACCGATGCGCCCGCAGCGATCGCCGCAGCGCGGCATTCCACCGGGGTCGAGCTGATCGTGGCCGACATCCTCGGCACCGGCGACGAGTTGCTGCCGCTGCTCGCATCGGCTGCCGAGGCGGCCGGGATCCCCGACGACGGTGCGGTCCTGCTCGGCTCGGTCGGCTCGTCGCGAGCCGAGGCCAACGCGGCCGTCGAGGACCTCGGCCGCAGACTGGCCTCCTTGCGGGGCGGGCCCGTCCGAACCGCGTTCGCCACCTGTGCACCGCGCGCGGTCGACGCCCTGCTCACCGGTCCGGAGCTGGCCGGGGTGGTCTCCCTCTTTGTCGGCCAGGGCCTGCTGCTGGACAAGATCACCCAGGCCGCCGAGGCGCGCGGCATCCCCACCACGGTGCCGCTGGAGACCGCGCTGGTCCCGCTGATTCTGGATCGGTACGCCGCCGTAGGCTGCTGA
- a CDS encoding FAS1-like dehydratase domain-containing protein, whose translation MVIDESHAGRSYPPTEPYQVTAGKIAEFAAALGDDNPAYRGDSAIAPPTFAAVIAGRAWEALWSDPDLGLELRRIVHGDQRIAHRRPLRAGDRVIATLRIDKVRARGSVDMINSSVVLATVDGDEVCTASSTFLHNREESA comes from the coding sequence ATTGTGATCGACGAGAGCCATGCCGGGCGGAGCTATCCGCCGACCGAGCCGTACCAGGTGACCGCGGGCAAGATCGCCGAATTCGCCGCGGCACTGGGCGACGACAATCCCGCCTACCGCGGTGACTCCGCGATCGCGCCGCCGACCTTTGCCGCGGTGATCGCCGGCCGGGCCTGGGAGGCGTTGTGGTCCGACCCGGACCTGGGCCTGGAGCTGCGCCGGATCGTGCACGGCGATCAGCGGATCGCCCATCGGCGACCGCTGCGCGCCGGTGATCGGGTGATTGCGACGCTGCGGATCGACAAGGTGCGTGCCCGTGGCAGTGTCGACATGATCAACTCCAGCGTTGTGCTGGCCACCGTGGACGGCGACGAGGTCTGTACGGCATCCTCGACCTTCCTGCACAACCGGGAGGAGTCGGCGTGA
- a CDS encoding MaoC/PaaZ C-terminal domain-containing protein, producing the protein MSEFAVGDELPTVSFRLTRETLVRYAGASGDFNPIHYSDHQAGRLGLPGVIAHGMLTMALSLRAVTDWAGDPAKVTGCFTRFTRPVPVPDDDAGAELTVAGKVSKIDSGVATVQLDVRCGEEKVLGMATAEVLIEERS; encoded by the coding sequence GTGAGCGAGTTCGCCGTCGGCGACGAACTGCCGACCGTCAGCTTCCGGCTGACCCGGGAGACTCTGGTCCGCTACGCCGGCGCGTCCGGGGACTTCAACCCGATCCACTACTCCGACCATCAGGCCGGTCGGCTGGGCCTGCCGGGCGTGATCGCCCACGGGATGCTCACCATGGCGCTGTCGTTGCGCGCCGTCACCGACTGGGCCGGCGACCCGGCGAAGGTGACCGGCTGCTTCACCCGTTTCACCCGCCCGGTGCCGGTGCCTGACGACGACGCGGGTGCGGAGCTGACCGTTGCCGGCAAGGTGTCCAAGATCGACTCTGGTGTGGCCACCGTTCAGCTCGACGTCCGCTGTGGCGAGGAGAAGGTGCTCGGGATGGCCACCGCCGAGGTGCTGATCGAGGAACGATCTTGA
- a CDS encoding cytochrome P450 translates to MAVEAAGRDVPTLTGWPVVGNLRALRTNYLGTISRADRELGGLARIVAGPPGWRLIMYSVTSPELIEEVLGSPERFGKQHPGYRELRGALGDNMLTSEGDVWHRQRRFLASVFTRRRVAESYAPVMTDEARRLVDRWRQPAATGTMLDGYPEMIKVASRVSGRILFGADMSAAADLLTRFRRVNDHLLRRAVAPHPLPTAAPTPGNRRLHRDLRQIRAIVDTLIARRRDRPDPTASDMLGLLCAARDADDPADRLTDQEVAEQAMLFLLAGHDTTAVTLSCVVLLLAQHPDWQARLQAEVDDVLAGRTPTAADLDRLPWLGRVVRETLRLFPAAHGVGRSPATDQTLAGCRIPAGSWVEVSIWGVQHSARVWPDPERFDPRRFDLPDRGLTDRAVPGSHRYAWLPFGAGARACIGSVIALTEVQLVLAAILQTYQLRTPLARTPVHAAITLLPTGSLPFQLSPRAT, encoded by the coding sequence ATGGCCGTCGAGGCCGCGGGCCGGGACGTGCCCACCCTCACGGGGTGGCCCGTGGTCGGGAACCTCCGGGCGTTGCGTACGAACTACCTGGGCACGATCTCTCGCGCGGATCGCGAGCTCGGCGGACTCGCGCGGATCGTGGCCGGACCACCGGGCTGGCGGCTGATCATGTACAGCGTCACGTCGCCGGAGTTGATCGAGGAGGTCCTGGGCAGCCCGGAGCGCTTCGGCAAACAGCATCCCGGCTACCGCGAACTCCGCGGCGCACTCGGCGACAACATGCTCACCAGCGAGGGCGACGTCTGGCATCGGCAGCGGCGTTTCCTGGCCTCGGTGTTCACCCGGCGGCGGGTCGCCGAGAGCTACGCGCCGGTGATGACCGACGAGGCCCGGCGGCTGGTCGACCGGTGGCGACAGCCGGCGGCCACCGGGACGATGTTGGACGGCTACCCGGAGATGATCAAGGTTGCGTCCCGGGTCAGCGGCCGGATCCTGTTCGGCGCCGACATGTCCGCGGCGGCGGACCTGCTGACGCGTTTCCGCCGGGTCAACGATCACCTGCTCCGGCGAGCGGTCGCGCCGCATCCGCTACCGACTGCGGCGCCGACACCCGGCAATCGGCGGCTGCACCGTGACCTGCGGCAGATCCGGGCCATCGTCGACACCCTGATCGCCCGCCGCCGGGATCGGCCGGATCCGACGGCCAGCGACATGCTCGGCCTGCTTTGCGCCGCTCGGGACGCGGACGACCCGGCGGATCGGCTGACCGATCAGGAGGTGGCCGAGCAGGCGATGCTGTTCCTGCTCGCCGGCCACGACACCACTGCGGTGACCCTGAGCTGTGTGGTGCTGCTGCTCGCCCAGCACCCCGACTGGCAGGCGCGACTGCAGGCGGAGGTCGACGACGTCCTGGCCGGCCGGACGCCGACCGCCGCCGATCTGGATCGACTGCCGTGGCTTGGCCGGGTGGTCCGGGAGACGCTGCGGCTGTTTCCGGCGGCGCACGGAGTCGGCCGCAGTCCGGCCACCGATCAGACCTTGGCCGGCTGCCGGATCCCGGCCGGTTCCTGGGTCGAGGTGTCGATCTGGGGCGTCCAGCACTCGGCGCGGGTGTGGCCGGATCCGGAACGGTTCGATCCGCGCCGTTTCGACCTGCCCGATCGAGGCCTGACCGATCGAGCCGTACCCGGCAGCCATCGCTACGCCTGGCTGCCGTTCGGCGCCGGCGCTCGGGCCTGCATCGGGTCGGTGATCGCGCTGACCGAGGTGCAGCTGGTACTGGCCGCGATCCTGCAGACCTACCAACTCCGTACGCCGCTGGCCAGGACGCCGGTGCACGCCGCGATCACCCTGTTGCCGACCGGTTCGTTGCCGTTTCAGCTGTCACCGCGGGCCACCTGA
- the rpmG gene encoding 50S ribosomal protein L33: MAKASDVRPKITLACTECKERNYLTKKNRRNDPDRLEINKFCPRCGKHTAHRETR; the protein is encoded by the coding sequence ATGGCCAAGGCATCGGACGTTAGGCCGAAGATCACGCTCGCCTGCACCGAGTGCAAGGAGCGGAACTACCTGACGAAGAAGAACCGGCGGAACGACCCCGACCGGCTTGAGATCAACAAGTTCTGCCCGCGCTGCGGGAAGCACACCGCGCATCGCGAAACCCGCTGA
- the cls gene encoding cardiolipin synthase: MTTPTAVTTAFIVVDYLIKIIAIGFVPENRRPSSGQAWLLAILFVPIIGLPLFLLIGSPYVRGRRHKLQQEANRAIAEYTAHHPVVPETHRMNATAGGVLTLNRNLTSMPCVLGVNEGLHPDSVAGIKAIAAAIDQAERYVHLEMYILAMDQTTAPLFDAMTAAVKRGVKVRVLYDHLGSRKYPGRKEMDRRLTADGIDWHLMMPIDLLHRRWRRPDLRNHRKLVVIDGIRGFMGSQNMIDPSYLSPKNVKIGRAWVDLNIEITGEIVESLDVVFATDWFAETGERLVQAKTGTIGGEIATDAHPEHYQSAGGSTAFQLVPSGPGFPTEPNLRMFTSLIHLAQRTVSIVSPYFVPDEALFSAITTASYRGVQLELYVSEKADQFMVHHAQRSYYQQLLEAGVRIYRYPAPAVLHTKMVTVDDQVGVIGSSNMDMRSFALDYEIMLLGLGEEVAASLNEVIADYRAKSTELTLEQWKRRSLVQRYLDNAMRLTSALQ; encoded by the coding sequence ATGACCACTCCCACCGCGGTCACCACCGCCTTCATCGTGGTCGACTACCTGATCAAGATCATCGCGATCGGCTTCGTACCGGAGAATCGGCGACCCAGCTCCGGCCAGGCCTGGCTGCTGGCGATCCTGTTCGTCCCGATCATCGGGCTGCCGCTGTTCCTGCTGATCGGATCGCCGTACGTCCGCGGCCGGCGGCACAAGCTGCAGCAGGAGGCGAACCGGGCGATCGCCGAATACACCGCTCATCATCCGGTCGTTCCCGAGACGCATCGGATGAACGCGACCGCGGGCGGCGTGCTCACGCTGAACCGCAATCTGACCTCGATGCCGTGCGTGCTCGGCGTCAACGAGGGCCTGCATCCGGACTCGGTGGCCGGGATCAAGGCGATCGCGGCCGCCATCGACCAGGCCGAGCGCTACGTCCATCTGGAGATGTACATCCTGGCGATGGACCAGACCACGGCACCGCTGTTCGACGCGATGACGGCGGCGGTCAAGCGCGGGGTCAAGGTCCGGGTGCTGTACGACCATCTCGGCTCGCGCAAGTACCCGGGCCGCAAGGAGATGGATCGGCGGCTCACCGCGGACGGGATCGACTGGCACCTGATGATGCCGATCGACCTGCTGCACCGGAGGTGGCGCCGGCCGGATCTGCGCAACCACCGCAAGCTGGTGGTGATCGACGGCATCCGCGGCTTCATGGGCTCGCAGAACATGATCGACCCCAGCTACCTCAGCCCGAAGAACGTCAAGATCGGCCGGGCCTGGGTCGACCTCAACATCGAGATCACCGGCGAGATCGTCGAATCGCTCGACGTCGTCTTCGCCACCGACTGGTTCGCCGAGACCGGGGAACGGCTGGTGCAGGCGAAAACCGGAACCATCGGCGGCGAGATCGCCACCGATGCACATCCGGAGCACTATCAGAGCGCCGGCGGCAGCACCGCCTTCCAGTTGGTGCCGTCGGGGCCCGGCTTCCCGACCGAACCCAACCTGCGGATGTTCACCTCGCTGATCCACCTGGCGCAGCGCACGGTGTCGATCGTCAGCCCCTACTTCGTACCGGACGAGGCGTTGTTCAGCGCGATCACCACTGCGTCCTATCGGGGCGTGCAGTTGGAGTTGTACGTGTCCGAGAAGGCCGACCAGTTCATGGTCCACCACGCCCAGCGGTCCTACTACCAGCAACTGCTGGAGGCCGGGGTGCGGATCTACCGCTATCCCGCGCCGGCGGTGCTGCACACCAAGATGGTCACTGTCGACGATCAGGTCGGGGTGATCGGCTCGTCCAACATGGACATGCGTTCCTTCGCGTTGGACTACGAGATCATGCTGCTCGGGCTCGGCGAGGAGGTCGCCGCGTCGCTGAACGAGGTGATCGCCGACTACCGGGCCAAGTCGACCGAGCTGACCCTGGAGCAGTGGAAGCGGCGATCGCTGGTGCAGCGCTACCTGGACAACGCGATGCGGTTGACCTCCGCGCTGCAGTGA
- a CDS encoding carboxylate-amine ligase produces the protein MSDHTTSPAATTERRTVGVEEELLLVDADSGVPRAVAGNLLRRAEADRPRRDEPPRAPDDGEIEAELQQQQIEVETSPCADLSELRRQLVEWRQYTDQLARKSDARVLAMATSPLPVDPRTMVKPRYRRMVERYGLTTMEQLTCGCHVHVSVADDEEGVGVVDRVQRRLPALLALSANSPFWQGRDSGYSSYRTQVWSRFPTAGPTAPFGSAAAYHERVERLVRTGVLLDPDMIYFNVRLSRHYPTVEFRIADICLRADDAVMIAALARALVDTAAADIAVGRSAPSDDPQLLLLAQWRASRDGLRGGLLDPVDAVPQPAAEVIETLLDHVRGALTANGDLELVQQGIDRVFENGTGAELQRRAVRDGAEPVEMVRALLDTSIAD, from the coding sequence ATGTCTGATCACACCACGTCGCCTGCAGCCACGACGGAACGCAGGACGGTCGGAGTCGAGGAAGAGCTGTTGCTGGTTGACGCCGACTCCGGCGTTCCGCGCGCCGTCGCCGGGAATCTGCTGCGCAGGGCCGAGGCCGATCGGCCCCGCCGTGATGAACCACCGCGTGCGCCGGACGACGGCGAGATCGAAGCCGAGCTGCAGCAACAGCAGATCGAGGTGGAGACCAGCCCGTGCGCGGACCTGAGCGAGCTCCGCCGGCAACTCGTCGAGTGGCGGCAATACACCGACCAGTTGGCTCGCAAGAGTGACGCCCGGGTGTTGGCGATGGCGACCTCTCCGCTGCCGGTCGACCCGCGAACCATGGTCAAGCCGCGGTACCGGCGGATGGTCGAGAGGTACGGCCTGACCACGATGGAACAGCTGACCTGCGGCTGCCACGTGCACGTCTCGGTGGCCGACGACGAGGAGGGCGTCGGGGTCGTCGACCGGGTGCAACGCCGGCTGCCGGCGCTGCTTGCGCTCTCCGCAAACTCGCCGTTCTGGCAGGGCCGCGACAGCGGATACTCCAGTTACCGGACCCAGGTCTGGTCGCGGTTCCCGACCGCCGGCCCGACGGCGCCGTTCGGCAGCGCGGCCGCCTACCACGAGCGGGTCGAGCGGCTGGTCCGCACCGGCGTGCTGCTGGACCCGGACATGATCTACTTCAACGTCCGGCTGTCTCGGCACTACCCGACGGTCGAGTTCCGGATCGCCGACATCTGCCTGCGGGCCGACGACGCGGTGATGATCGCCGCCCTCGCGCGGGCGCTGGTGGACACCGCCGCCGCCGACATCGCCGTCGGCCGGTCGGCCCCCAGCGACGATCCGCAGTTGCTGCTGCTGGCCCAGTGGCGCGCCAGCCGGGACGGACTCCGCGGAGGCCTGCTCGATCCCGTCGATGCGGTGCCGCAACCGGCGGCCGAGGTGATCGAGACGCTGCTGGACCACGTACGCGGGGCGCTGACCGCCAACGGCGACCTCGAGCTGGTGCAACAGGGCATCGACCGCGTCTTCGAGAACGGCACCGGCGCGGAGCTGCAACGCCGCGCCGTACGCGATGGAGCCGAGCCGGTCGAGATGGTGCGCGCCCTGCTCGACACCTCGATCGCCGACTGA
- a CDS encoding UDP-N-acetylmuramate dehydrogenase, giving the protein MTAPAATDVRLAGLTTLRVGGPAKKLITVDTEAELVQTVRDADTNGEPVLIIGGGSNLLIDDAGFDGTVIKINTRGRDADVSSCSGTTLTLAAGEPWDDLVAETVDQGWSGLEALSGIPGLVGATPIQNVGAYGAEISQVLAGVRTYDRKLAQQKTFAMADCGFGYRWSRFKAERDRYLILTVTLQLPLADLSAPIRYAQLAGALGVVVGTRVDAHAVREAVLELRRSKGMVLDVADHDTWSAGSFFTNPIISAETAAKLPEAAPRFGQPDGSIKTSAGWLIEHAGFKKGYGDPPATLSSKHTLALTNRGSATAADLIALAREIRAGVQDRFGIELVPEPNLINCEL; this is encoded by the coding sequence TTGACCGCACCCGCTGCCACCGATGTCCGGCTGGCCGGCCTCACCACGCTGCGGGTCGGCGGTCCGGCGAAGAAGTTGATCACCGTCGACACCGAAGCTGAACTGGTGCAGACCGTCCGGGACGCCGACACGAACGGCGAACCGGTGTTGATCATCGGCGGCGGCTCCAATCTGCTGATCGACGATGCCGGCTTCGACGGGACCGTGATCAAGATCAACACCCGCGGCCGGGACGCCGACGTGAGCAGTTGCTCGGGTACGACGCTGACGCTGGCTGCCGGCGAGCCCTGGGACGACCTGGTCGCCGAAACGGTCGATCAAGGCTGGTCCGGGTTGGAGGCGTTGTCCGGGATCCCCGGTCTGGTCGGTGCCACTCCGATCCAGAACGTCGGCGCGTACGGCGCGGAGATCAGTCAGGTGCTGGCCGGCGTCCGTACCTACGACCGCAAACTGGCGCAGCAGAAGACCTTCGCGATGGCGGACTGCGGCTTCGGCTACCGCTGGTCCCGGTTCAAGGCGGAACGGGATCGGTACCTGATCTTGACCGTCACCCTGCAATTGCCGCTGGCCGATCTGTCTGCGCCGATCCGCTACGCCCAGCTCGCCGGCGCACTCGGGGTCGTCGTCGGCACCCGGGTCGACGCGCACGCCGTACGCGAGGCGGTGTTGGAGCTGCGCCGCAGCAAGGGCATGGTGCTCGATGTTGCTGATCATGACACCTGGAGTGCCGGGTCCTTCTTCACCAATCCGATCATCTCGGCCGAGACGGCGGCGAAGCTGCCCGAGGCGGCGCCGCGCTTCGGCCAGCCCGACGGCAGCATCAAGACCAGCGCCGGCTGGCTGATCGAGCACGCCGGCTTCAAGAAGGGGTACGGAGATCCGCCGGCAACCCTGTCCAGCAAGCACACCCTGGCGCTGACCAACCGCGGCAGTGCCACCGCCGCCGACCTGATCGCACTGGCCCGCGAGATCCGCGCCGGCGTCCAAGACCGTTTCGGCATCGAGCTGGTCCCCGAACCCAACCTGATCAACTGCGAGCTCTGA
- a CDS encoding pyridoxamine 5'-phosphate oxidase family protein, translating to MSETTEGLNPDERAEADRQAVAEVIEKAHIAIVTTVDEDGSLVSRPLGLQQRDFDGDLYFFTPDPSDKSVQVRRNPQVNIAIESHGNYLSVAGTGTITKDQALIDEFWNRHVEAWFDGGRDDPAVALLKVQARSAELQSVESPRVVAAVKYAKAAVTKGHPELGDTTRVEF from the coding sequence ATGAGCGAAACAACCGAGGGTCTGAACCCGGACGAGCGTGCCGAGGCGGATCGACAGGCGGTTGCCGAGGTGATCGAGAAGGCCCACATCGCGATCGTCACGACGGTCGACGAGGACGGGTCGCTGGTCAGCCGGCCGTTGGGTCTGCAGCAGCGCGACTTCGACGGCGACCTGTACTTCTTCACTCCGGATCCCTCCGACAAATCCGTGCAGGTACGGCGAAATCCCCAGGTCAACATCGCGATCGAGAGTCACGGCAACTACCTGTCGGTGGCGGGTACCGGGACCATCACCAAGGATCAGGCGTTGATCGACGAATTCTGGAACCGGCACGTCGAGGCCTGGTTCGACGGCGGTCGGGATGATCCGGCCGTTGCGCTGCTGAAGGTGCAGGCCCGGTCCGCCGAACTGCAGTCCGTCGAGAGCCCGCGAGTGGTCGCAGCGGTGAAATACGCCAAGGCGGCCGTCACCAAGGGCCACCCCGAGCTCGGTGACACCACTCGGGTCGAGTTCTGA
- a CDS encoding NAD(P)/FAD-dependent oxidoreductase, with translation MNTSNQVAAPAASYDYLIIGGGMVADNAAKAIQQTDPNGSIGILSDDPDEPVTRPALTKKLWTDPDFEFDQVWLQTVEQTGAQLITSLHVDSIDPAAHEVAAGDHRVGYRRLLLATGAEPNRLDLPDDDRIIHFRTVADYRRLRKLSGPGRTIAVVGGGYIGTELAAGLSQNDTRVIMALPQNRVYEDKFPRALADHVTELYREHGVELRTGTKITGGSADQDEIRLTTDSGDDIVADGVAAGLGVAPRAELAEAAGLNVDDGVVVDEYLVTSDPDILAAGDVASYPDALLGRQRVEHVDNANAMGSLAGRNLTGANEPYDYTPYFYSVLFGNRYEVVGTLDASATMIESWSDDHERGVVYYLDDDQTVNGVLLWNVPDKTDDARSVIKRSRTGKLELDDIAAAIDF, from the coding sequence ATGAACACGTCGAATCAGGTCGCCGCACCTGCCGCGTCGTACGACTACTTGATCATCGGCGGCGGCATGGTCGCAGACAATGCCGCCAAGGCGATCCAGCAGACCGATCCGAACGGATCGATCGGAATCCTCAGCGACGATCCCGACGAGCCGGTCACCCGCCCGGCGCTGACCAAGAAGTTGTGGACGGACCCCGACTTCGAGTTCGACCAGGTCTGGTTGCAGACCGTCGAACAGACCGGCGCGCAGTTGATCACCTCTCTGCACGTGGATTCGATCGACCCGGCGGCGCACGAGGTCGCGGCCGGTGATCACCGCGTCGGCTATCGGCGACTGCTGCTGGCCACCGGCGCCGAGCCGAATCGTCTCGATCTGCCGGACGACGATCGGATCATTCACTTCCGTACGGTTGCCGACTACCGACGGCTGCGCAAACTGTCCGGTCCAGGTCGCACGATCGCCGTCGTCGGCGGCGGCTACATCGGCACCGAACTCGCCGCCGGGCTGAGCCAGAACGACACCCGGGTGATCATGGCGCTGCCGCAGAACCGTGTGTACGAAGACAAATTCCCGCGCGCACTCGCCGATCACGTGACCGAGCTGTATCGCGAGCACGGGGTTGAGCTGCGCACCGGAACCAAGATCACCGGCGGTAGCGCCGACCAGGACGAGATCCGGCTGACGACGGACTCCGGCGACGACATCGTGGCCGACGGGGTCGCAGCCGGCCTCGGCGTCGCACCGCGAGCCGAACTGGCCGAAGCGGCCGGATTGAACGTGGATGACGGCGTCGTCGTCGACGAGTACCTGGTCACCAGCGACCCGGACATCCTGGCCGCGGGGGATGTCGCCAGCTATCCCGACGCCCTGTTGGGACGGCAGCGGGTCGAGCACGTCGACAACGCCAACGCGATGGGCAGTCTGGCCGGCCGCAACCTGACCGGCGCGAACGAGCCGTACGACTACACGCCGTACTTCTACTCGGTGCTGTTCGGCAATCGGTACGAGGTGGTCGGCACCCTCGACGCCTCGGCAACCATGATCGAGAGCTGGTCCGATGATCATGAACGTGGTGTCGTCTACTACCTGGACGACGATCAGACGGTCAACGGTGTGCTGCTGTGGAACGTGCCGGACAAGACCGATGACGCACGCTCGGTGATCAAGCGGTCCCGGACCGGAAAGCTGGAGTTGGACGACATCGCGGCTGCAATCGACTTCTGA